The DNA region TCCCTAGGGAAtaccaaaaagaagaagaatttggaTCGTGCCTTTGCAAGTTTTAAAAGTGTTAAAAAGGAGATATTTCAGATGCAAGAGAAAACTCAGGAGAATGTTTTCAAGTCTGTTTTACCGAAGCTGGTAAATTCCTTGAGTTTCAATGACAAAATCATAAATGGATCAAATTCAGCTCCACATTCTCAAGTAAAGAAGTCAACTATTATACGGCTCTCTCTGAAGAGGACATCTGTTGATGGAGAAGAAACAAATGAATTTCGTGAGTACCTCGCCCCATTTGTTTATTTTACTTTCAGCATAAATTCTGTCTGATTTGAGAACCCCATTATATGGATTTGTTCCATGCCGCTTTTATTCTCATTATTTTCAAATCTAATTACTAGCTAAATCTTATTGAAATCATGATGCCGATACCTTCATGGTTAGATTTCCTGTTCTAGAGTGCTAAAAATGGAAGGTCGAAAAGCTAGTTAATAATGCACTAAACATAGTGGTATTCTTGTAGGTTCTTCAAGAAAGTATCTTCGCCGCCCCATGGCTGGGCTTTCAATTCCTTGTTGCACAGAAGAAATGTCTATTTCAGGAAGTTGGTCAAAGATTGAGCCCTCAAACTTTAAGCTCCGTGGTGATAGTTATTTCAAGTACGCTCTTAACTTACATTTTTTTGTCAATTAATTACTGTCGTTGGACCTTTGTAATGGACTTTAAACATGCCTTCTTTGCATTTTTCGTTTGATCTGCAGAGATAAGAGGAAAACCCCTGCTCCTAATGTGTCTCCTTATACTCCAATTGGGGTCGACTTATTTGCTTGCCCAAGAAAGATCAATCATATAGCACAACATATTGAGCTTCCTTCTATAAAAGGAGATGAAAGAATACCTCCATTACTAATTGTTAACATTCAGGTACTAGACAAGTCTCTCCCAACTAACCAAAGGAGTTTCTATTTGATATAACATTGTATTCTAATTAATAAAGTTTTTCTTCTGTGTCAGTTGCCCACTTATCCTGCTCCCATGTTTGTTGGTGATGCTGATGGAGAAGGCTTGAGCCTTGTAATATATTTCAAACTTTCTGAAAGTTTTGAGGAGGAAATCTCTCCTCAGTTTCAGGACTCCATCAAGGTACTTTATGTCAACTTTCTGAAGCAAAAATAACACTATTCTTCTcctattatttttcctttatacATGCAACTGGTTTTTTGTGGTAGAGATTCATCGAGGATGACATGGAAAAGGTGAAAGGATTTGCAAAAGAATCGATTGTTCCTTTCAGAGAGAGGTTGAAGATTATGGTCGGGTTGGTTAATCCAGATGAGCTTGTTTCAAGTTCAACTGAAAGGAAGCTTTTGAATGCTTACAATGAAAAGCCTGTGCTTTCCCGCCCTCAACACAATTTTTATCAGGTGGATACTCTaatgattttcacttttaatttAGTACTATCATCTTTGCTGTTTTTGAACACCACAATATTCATTCTCAAGGTCTCTGCTTATTATAGGGCCCGAATTACTTTGAAGTTGATCTTGACATTCATCGCTTCAGCTACATAGCAAGAAAGGGTTTTGATGCTTTTAGAGAACGTTTACAACATGGAATACTTGATTTTGGTCTAACAATTCAGGTTTCTCAtttccccatttttttcagAAAGAAAAAGTGTTGCTGATTAGTTCTGACTTACTTTTGGCTTTCAAAAATGGTGTATGCTCACTGGTTATTCACTAAATTCCACAGGCACAGAAGCCAGAGGAGCTGCCAGAGAGAGTGCTTGGTTGTGTTAGATTGAACAAGATTGATTTTATTGATCATGGCCAAATACCAACACTTGTGAGAGTTGAGGAAGATTATTGTTCAGAACAATACAGCTAATGCATGTATGTTGCATAGGGGAGTAGATGTTATGTTAGTGTATCTTGAGCTTTATGTATATAGCtcaattgtttttaaaaatacacATTCAATATTAAATTCGCACCAATTGCTACTAACTCACTAAGTTATAGTAGATGCAGAGGTATTTCAAATCCACTAAGAGGAGTAAGGCGCTCCTTGTCAAAAGGTTATTCAAGAAGAGCTCCTTGTCAAAAGGTTATCCTTTCCTGAAGTTTTAGTTCAACATTCCTAATTAGGAGTGAAGGAATTTCAACTATTTCACCACACACCTCGATATGATAGAGTTATACTGTTTGGTGGAAAAGGATATCTTATTTGTGATTATGGGGTTATTTCTAAATTAAAGCATTATGCTTGTGTAATTGATCTTTTAGGTCATAGTGGCTTATATTGGAGAAACTTCTGTGCTTGCATGTAATGTAGCACTTGAACCAAATAATACTCATTTAATTTGATAATATTCCCTTTTAGTGGGGAGCTTATTTAATCAGCTTTTTGCTTATGAAGTGGGAACTTGTTGAATCACAGAATGACACtctaaaagaaaaatgaggaaGGAAAGTAAAAgaagtatcaaaatattttcaactaAATCTTCAGTTAAATTTTTCTCGAAACTCCTCTTGACCAAACAATCAAATCAAACCGAATATAaacgattttaaaaaaatttaatagcaaatcaagaaagaaagaatgaaacgacaaaaaaaaaaaaggataaagaaacaaagaagccATACTGACAGTCTGTGGCTAAAATCACAACACATCACTCATAAAAGTGCACTAGATTTCCTCAGATTAAACCTTAGCCAATTCTAACTTATACCAACCAAACAATTTCTAGATAAATACACGTGTAATCGTATAACTGTTGGCCTGTCTATTGGCCCATTCTTTTGGGAGAGTCACTCTGCCAACACTGAAAAAGCATCCTACTTGTACTGGATTGGTTCGAAAACTTCATGTGGTCTACATTTAACCACATTCTCCATATATAACACAAAATGATTTCTCTCTTTATACATCAACCCTTTTTTGCTATATCCACTTATCCAATATAACACTGATCAGTTCTTCTTATAGCGAGAATCCTTTTTGAATCTGCAACTGCAGTACTGTTTGGCTAATAAACCAAATAAATTCTCAAACCAAATATGGAAGCTTGCTTTGTCACTTCAAAGTCCTTCTCAGAGAAACTCTTACCTCCATTAGGATCAAGAATTTCTTATTCTACAAGAAGAAGGTTGCTATTTGTTAGTCAATTTCACCAGCTCAAAAAAGTTGGCACTCCTTTGTCAGTGACCTGTAAGTGCTCTGTTTCTTATTTTCGTGCTTTTGTATCTCAATGGTATTTTCGCTGGGTTCTAAATTTATTGGCGGATTCATAATTTTTATtagaaatattcaaaatataaagtatatatatgAAGAAGTCAAAGGGTTTAACATCTatacgaaaaaaaaattgatattacATATGCAGTTgaatagtataatttttcaaaGAGACTAATATCTTCCGCTACCTAGTTCAGCCCATGGTTCTAATTAATGAGACATTACAGTGATTCTCAATGGCCTCATGATTATTACTGTCCAGCTGGAACCTCTAATTTTTGGCTCGGCGGGAAATTGCTAAAATaaaattcttttcttgaaaaaaaaaaaaaaaaaaaaaggttcaatCTATTCCATCTTATATACTCGACAACATTTTGATTAACTAaggagt from Lycium ferocissimum isolate CSIRO_LF1 chromosome 2, AGI_CSIRO_Lferr_CH_V1, whole genome shotgun sequence includes:
- the LOC132037353 gene encoding uncharacterized protein LOC132037353, which encodes MGGCVSTPATTIRVRKKNHRRHRKNHRKNSNSGLVVTSRKRNSDSRVTDIAVSEFVHTTTTCRTSEVSNSTFHLTQLQWQHSQIDANVLCQEEAWFDTHSMFESDSDDDFSSVHGDIFPNTSSGQVLQYETSSCFIDSKLKYNELPSLGNTKKKKNLDRAFASFKSVKKEIFQMQEKTQENVFKSVLPKLVNSLSFNDKIINGSNSAPHSQVKKSTIIRLSLKRTSVDGEETNEFRSSRKYLRRPMAGLSIPCCTEEMSISGSWSKIEPSNFKLRGDSYFKDKRKTPAPNVSPYTPIGVDLFACPRKINHIAQHIELPSIKGDERIPPLLIVNIQLPTYPAPMFVGDADGEGLSLVIYFKLSESFEEEISPQFQDSIKRFIEDDMEKVKGFAKESIVPFRERLKIMVGLVNPDELVSSSTERKLLNAYNEKPVLSRPQHNFYQGPNYFEVDLDIHRFSYIARKGFDAFRERLQHGILDFGLTIQAQKPEELPERVLGCVRLNKIDFIDHGQIPTLVRVEEDYCSEQYS